A single genomic interval of Chitinophaga sp. 180180018-3 harbors:
- a CDS encoding SusD/RagB family nutrient-binding outer membrane lipoprotein — MKRIINIIIVLALGLGSCTRFSDSINRDPNLPDTFSNPKLLTYAIQRLDTTTATPYGLLYTQLLSEKVYTDASRYINISFEFANVYSNALMNLNLILKTTRFNADEGSANNQKAVARILRAYFFWYMTDRWGDIPYREALQGRSKVDPAYDSQKDIYTDLFKELTEAGAQLESNNPATGDILYYGDTGKWKRFAGTLHALIALRLSKVDPAWGSREFTAALQTGIFASNSDNAIFRHLGETAYQNYWYYVYSVQGRRWYCVSKPLVDFMLPLKDPRLKVYAAANGSGNYVGLPYGLEGKDAQNIPASSVSFQGTAIRKQDATSYIVTYAQALLAKAEAEKLGWIQGGDGAAAADYTAAITASIQQWTGSSDGIDAYLANPQVIYDPANALKQIGYQRWVHLYMNGYEAWAEWRRTGYPLLTPAPNNGNVQIPRRQGYPLSEHNVNTKNVEAAIAAQPGLHGKDDLTGRVWWDLER; from the coding sequence ATGAAAAGAATTATCAATATAATTATCGTACTGGCGTTGGGGTTAGGTTCCTGCACCAGGTTCTCCGACAGCATCAACCGGGATCCCAATCTCCCGGATACATTCTCTAATCCGAAACTGCTGACATACGCCATCCAGCGGCTGGATACCACTACCGCAACACCGTATGGCCTGCTCTATACCCAGCTGCTCTCTGAAAAAGTATATACAGATGCTTCCCGGTATATTAATATCTCTTTTGAGTTTGCGAATGTTTATTCAAACGCGCTGATGAACCTTAATCTGATCCTTAAAACCACCAGATTCAATGCAGATGAGGGATCAGCTAATAATCAGAAAGCGGTGGCGCGTATTCTCCGGGCTTATTTTTTCTGGTATATGACAGACCGTTGGGGAGATATCCCTTACAGGGAAGCGTTGCAGGGCAGGAGCAAAGTAGATCCTGCTTACGACAGCCAGAAAGATATATACACAGATCTGTTCAAAGAGCTGACAGAAGCGGGAGCGCAGCTGGAATCAAACAATCCGGCAACGGGTGATATCCTGTATTACGGAGATACCGGTAAATGGAAACGCTTTGCTGGCACGTTGCATGCATTGATAGCACTGCGTCTTTCCAAAGTAGATCCGGCGTGGGGTAGCCGCGAGTTTACAGCAGCGCTTCAAACCGGCATTTTTGCCAGTAACAGCGACAATGCTATTTTCCGCCATCTGGGAGAAACAGCCTATCAGAATTACTGGTACTATGTATACAGTGTACAGGGGCGTCGCTGGTACTGTGTGAGTAAGCCACTGGTGGATTTCATGTTGCCATTGAAAGATCCCAGGCTGAAAGTTTATGCGGCTGCTAATGGCAGTGGAAATTACGTTGGGCTGCCTTATGGGCTGGAAGGAAAGGATGCGCAAAACATCCCTGCCAGTTCAGTATCATTCCAGGGAACAGCGATCCGCAAACAGGATGCTACTTCCTATATCGTGACCTATGCCCAGGCATTACTGGCAAAGGCGGAAGCAGAAAAACTTGGCTGGATACAGGGAGGAGACGGAGCTGCCGCAGCAGATTATACTGCCGCCATAACGGCCTCCATTCAACAATGGACCGGCTCTTCAGACGGAATTGATGCTTACCTGGCAAACCCGCAGGTAATATATGATCCGGCTAATGCACTAAAACAGATCGGATATCAGCGGTGGGTACATCTGTACATGAATGGATATGAAGCGTGGGCAGAATGGAGAAGAACCGGTTACCCTTTACTGACACCGGCTCCTAATAATGGCAATGTGCAAATTCCGCGGAGACAGGGATATCCGCTTTCCGAACATAACGTGAATACAAAGAATGTAGAAGCGGCAATAGCAGCCCAGCCTGGCCTTCATGGGAAGGATGATCTTACCGGAAGGGTGTGGTGGGATTTGGAAAGGTAA
- a CDS encoding sigma-70 family RNA polymerase sigma factor, translating to MQPKNQDAVLLDQLKEGNSAAFTAFYNKFHRCLLTLAMEMLKDEELAKDLLQEFFLDFWQRKLFMKIDAHYQNRDSGTVIRSYLFVAVRNRCLNKIAREKKFVNTIPDEPFLPEDLLESKEIYVQVDNALQEKVPPKSSAAFRFRHYDQMSHKEIAQEMNISIQTVKNQIGTAVKILRGYFRPAHVEVLLR from the coding sequence ATGCAACCAAAAAACCAAGATGCCGTCCTTCTGGACCAATTAAAAGAAGGTAACTCCGCCGCCTTTACCGCTTTTTACAACAAATTTCATCGGTGCCTGCTGACATTAGCGATGGAAATGCTAAAGGATGAAGAACTGGCTAAAGATCTCCTGCAGGAATTCTTCCTGGATTTCTGGCAAAGGAAGCTATTTATGAAGATAGATGCCCATTATCAGAACCGGGATAGCGGCACCGTAATCAGGAGTTATTTATTTGTTGCCGTACGTAACCGTTGTCTTAATAAGATAGCGCGCGAAAAGAAGTTCGTGAACACGATCCCGGATGAACCTTTTCTGCCGGAGGATCTGCTGGAAAGCAAAGAAATCTATGTTCAGGTAGATAATGCTTTGCAGGAAAAAGTACCACCTAAATCCTCAGCAGCCTTTCGTTTCAGGCATTATGATCAGATGAGCCATAAGGAGATTGCACAGGAAATGAATATCAGCATCCAGACCGTTAAGAACCAGATCGGCACCGCCGTAAAGATCCTCCGTGGTTATTTTCGTCCAGCCCACGTGGAAGTACTATTAAGATAA
- a CDS encoding DUF4280 domain-containing protein: MSEKHLVCQGAVCMCQFGTTPDKLKVKSQQVHYINDKDGAEKPLATTKDIGQPFENNSFGSCSKKNNNPCTPSVTAWSGSYDKVELPGGAHILLEDSKATCPTGSTDCIRITFHGQTADMTKKDAEKADKEVQSHLNPMMDVKKVEEDLYMIELLEGQPS, translated from the coding sequence ATGAGTGAGAAACATCTGGTATGTCAGGGTGCTGTTTGTATGTGCCAGTTTGGTACTACCCCCGATAAACTGAAAGTAAAGAGTCAGCAGGTCCATTATATCAATGATAAGGATGGAGCCGAGAAACCACTGGCTACTACAAAAGATATAGGGCAACCGTTCGAGAATAATTCGTTCGGCAGTTGCTCCAAGAAAAACAACAATCCATGTACCCCGTCGGTGACGGCTTGGAGCGGTTCTTACGATAAGGTGGAGCTTCCCGGAGGAGCACATATTTTATTGGAAGACAGTAAAGCTACCTGTCCTACCGGTAGTACGGACTGTATCCGCATTACCTTCCACGGGCAAACTGCTGATATGACAAAAAAGGATGCAGAAAAGGCCGATAAGGAGGTACAATCGCATCTTAACCCGATGATGGATGTGAAGAAAGTGGAAGAAGATCTGTATATGATTGAGTTGCTGGAAGGGCAGCCGTCTTAA
- the vgrG gene encoding type VI secretion system tip protein VgrG: MSLYTHTSFSIGEHQFTSFHSLTLNQTISGHHEFEIMIGYDWLTRLGKGLFNAGKEFLGKEISISVNPVETHAVYKPLIFNGIVDGISVGKESDGTHGFCVIKGHSVTILLEDDENIATFEDKNLSAIISEALKGCGPYGKSPAVDPSYTESLKYIVQYKETTYQFISRLAARFGEWFFFDGEKVVFGNYRPQKISLTHQVDLVDFHIDLTVKSNNSRLYGFDYRQYQTVNHETAAVAAGNLDVYTNHLKEVSEKLYKKTSANRINQWMDNAAKAQLDKYTTVQKKGRLARMALLKGASQQTGLRIGDIITVNESVLSSEHHGEFVVTSLVHHCTENGLYRNTFEAIPAAAAMPEVDLHRIPVCEPQSAVVTDNNDPEGLGRVRVRFQWQEQGTTPWVRIVSPHGGPEKGFYFIPENGEEVWVDFEGGNAEAPLVMGTVYNGSAKTSFGDAQNNHKVIKTRSGHIIRLDDTDGAESITITDKSGNIVTLDTNGKNINISAPENVTINARNISFTAAENIQVNAGKNLTQAAVKDFSLMAANIREVADDTLQRTAKTIEKTAEKVSMNSTKENIEMHSAKQIVNKSGDKAKLF; encoded by the coding sequence ATGTCATTGTATACGCACACCTCATTTTCAATTGGTGAGCATCAGTTCACCTCTTTCCATTCTCTCACCTTAAACCAGACCATCAGCGGGCATCATGAGTTTGAGATCATGATTGGTTATGACTGGCTGACCCGGCTGGGAAAGGGTCTGTTCAATGCAGGAAAGGAATTCCTGGGGAAAGAAATTTCCATCTCTGTTAATCCGGTGGAAACACATGCGGTATACAAGCCACTTATCTTTAACGGAATTGTGGACGGTATCAGTGTGGGCAAAGAAAGTGATGGCACCCACGGGTTTTGTGTGATCAAAGGTCACAGTGTGACGATATTACTGGAAGATGACGAGAATATTGCCACATTTGAAGATAAAAACCTGTCGGCTATCATCAGCGAAGCGCTGAAAGGATGCGGGCCATATGGGAAGTCGCCCGCTGTGGATCCTTCGTATACCGAATCCCTGAAATATATTGTACAGTACAAGGAAACTACCTATCAGTTTATATCCCGCCTGGCGGCCCGTTTCGGGGAATGGTTTTTCTTTGATGGGGAAAAAGTGGTGTTCGGAAATTACCGGCCCCAGAAAATATCGCTCACTCACCAGGTAGATCTGGTGGATTTCCATATTGATCTTACGGTTAAATCAAATAACAGCCGTTTGTACGGATTCGACTACCGCCAATACCAGACGGTGAACCACGAAACTGCTGCAGTAGCCGCCGGTAACCTCGACGTATATACGAACCATTTGAAGGAAGTGAGCGAAAAGCTGTACAAGAAAACTTCCGCCAACAGGATCAATCAATGGATGGATAACGCAGCTAAAGCGCAACTGGATAAGTATACAACGGTGCAAAAGAAAGGCCGTCTGGCCCGGATGGCATTGCTGAAAGGTGCCAGTCAGCAGACAGGATTACGCATCGGGGACATTATTACTGTGAACGAGTCTGTATTGTCCAGCGAACATCACGGAGAATTTGTGGTGACCAGCCTGGTGCATCATTGTACCGAGAACGGATTATACAGGAATACGTTTGAAGCAATACCCGCTGCTGCAGCGATGCCGGAAGTAGACCTGCACCGGATACCGGTTTGCGAACCGCAGAGTGCCGTGGTGACGGATAATAACGATCCCGAAGGATTAGGGCGCGTACGTGTGAGGTTTCAGTGGCAGGAACAAGGCACTACACCCTGGGTGAGGATTGTATCGCCACATGGCGGTCCTGAAAAGGGCTTTTATTTCATTCCTGAAAATGGAGAGGAAGTATGGGTAGACTTCGAGGGAGGTAATGCCGAAGCCCCGCTGGTGATGGGAACCGTATATAACGGCAGTGCTAAAACCAGTTTCGGCGACGCACAGAATAATCATAAAGTTATCAAAACGCGCAGTGGCCACATTATACGTCTTGATGATACGGATGGCGCGGAAAGCATCACCATCACCGATAAATCAGGGAATATCGTTACCCTGGATACCAATGGCAAAAATATCAACATATCCGCTCCGGAAAATGTAACCATCAATGCCAGGAATATCAGTTTCACCGCTGCGGAGAATATACAGGTAAATGCAGGAAAGAACCTTACACAGGCAGCTGTGAAAGACTTCAGCCTCATGGCGGCTAATATCCGGGAAGTAGCAGATGATACGCTGCAACGCACGGCTAAAACCATTGAGAAAACAGCCGAGAAAGTGAGCATGAACAGCACGAAAGAAAATATAGAAATGCATAGCGCCAAACAGATCGTGAATAAAAGCGGCGATAAGGCAAAACTGTTTTAA
- a CDS encoding SusC/RagA family TonB-linked outer membrane protein, producing MNKIIAILLVYCAIAMQLTGQSRVITGKVTGDKGEPLPGVSVQIKNTNKGTSTDVNGTYRLDAGGADVTLVFRYVGYLTVEVNTSGQANINTVLKPDTRNLDQVVVTALGISRKERAVGYSIQEVKGDNLTLTNEQNVLGSLSGKIAGVQVVGSSGASMGGTQKIKIRGINSINGQEQPLMVLDGTPISNMNFAGRNGPDMGNLAQDVNPEDIESVNVLKGPAASALYGLRGQYGVILITTRKGGRKGSKNMNVNVNSAFSIEKAGNFMPLQNIYGAGSSQQFSRINVNGQTQLLASGTDESWGPKMDGTPVRQMYSFYPADPDYGKMTPFSPHPNNIKEYFVTGTTFNNNASVSGGGENSSFRLSINHTDIKGIEPNTYLKRNNVGFNGSLNLGPSVTVSTNFNYANNKGQRPSQGYYQGSRNFYQWFERSLDMKKLRQYKYPDGTFYHWNHEDVNDPDFLKKPGSDWNNPYFEAYENPGHDSRDRFFGNVGLVYDVLPGLKVSGAIRADMFTQNIDQRKAYGGRDLNEYYEGKFENKEMNYEVLAQYNKSFGKMSLSANLGANLLTQRYSFLSGRTQGGLSVVNFYNLSASIDRPIVTNYLRRKEVRSEYAAVSLGYDNIYYVDATIRNDISSALPPNNNSYWYPSVSFSMVFSELLKWEPLSYGKFRISFAKAGSDLDPYQIYESYLLESPYKGSDNNPYLPMHLPSTLNNPNIKPSLGNSFETGIDLKILKDRLRGRVYLL from the coding sequence ATGAACAAGATCATTGCTATCCTATTAGTGTACTGTGCTATTGCCATGCAGTTAACCGGACAGTCGCGCGTCATTACCGGTAAGGTAACAGGCGACAAAGGAGAACCCCTGCCAGGCGTCAGCGTGCAGATTAAGAACACTAACAAAGGAACCTCCACTGATGTAAACGGAACCTACCGCCTGGATGCAGGCGGGGCCGATGTTACACTCGTTTTTCGCTATGTGGGCTATCTTACCGTGGAAGTAAATACCAGCGGACAAGCCAACATCAACACCGTACTGAAACCGGATACCCGTAACCTGGATCAGGTGGTGGTCACTGCACTGGGCATTTCCCGCAAGGAAAGAGCCGTTGGGTATTCTATCCAGGAAGTAAAAGGGGATAACCTGACACTTACCAACGAACAGAATGTACTCGGTTCCCTGTCGGGTAAGATCGCCGGCGTACAGGTGGTGGGCTCATCCGGTGCCAGTATGGGTGGTACGCAGAAGATTAAGATAAGAGGTATTAACTCCATTAACGGGCAGGAACAGCCGCTGATGGTACTGGATGGTACGCCGATATCGAATATGAACTTCGCCGGCCGTAACGGACCGGATATGGGCAACCTGGCGCAGGACGTTAACCCGGAAGATATTGAAAGTGTGAATGTACTGAAAGGACCGGCTGCCTCTGCTTTATATGGTTTGCGCGGACAGTACGGCGTGATCCTCATTACCACACGTAAAGGCGGCCGCAAGGGAAGCAAAAACATGAACGTAAATGTCAATTCCGCTTTCTCTATTGAAAAAGCGGGAAACTTTATGCCATTGCAAAATATCTATGGTGCCGGCAGCAGCCAGCAGTTCAGCAGGATTAACGTTAACGGGCAAACGCAGTTGCTTGCTTCCGGTACAGATGAAAGCTGGGGCCCGAAAATGGATGGTACTCCTGTAAGACAGATGTACAGCTTTTACCCGGCAGATCCGGACTATGGGAAGATGACGCCTTTCAGTCCACATCCCAATAACATCAAAGAATACTTTGTTACCGGTACTACTTTCAATAACAACGCCAGCGTATCGGGAGGTGGAGAAAACAGCAGTTTCCGCTTGTCGATCAACCATACCGATATTAAAGGGATTGAACCTAATACTTACCTGAAACGGAACAACGTAGGGTTTAACGGATCGCTTAATCTGGGCCCTTCCGTGACTGTATCCACCAATTTTAATTACGCTAATAATAAAGGCCAGCGGCCATCTCAGGGCTATTATCAGGGAAGCCGCAATTTCTATCAGTGGTTCGAGCGCTCGCTCGATATGAAGAAATTACGACAGTATAAATATCCGGATGGCACTTTTTATCATTGGAATCATGAAGATGTGAATGATCCTGATTTCCTCAAGAAACCGGGGAGCGACTGGAATAATCCTTATTTCGAAGCCTATGAAAATCCGGGTCATGATTCACGTGATCGCTTCTTCGGCAACGTAGGACTGGTGTACGACGTATTGCCCGGATTGAAAGTAAGCGGCGCTATCAGGGCCGATATGTTTACGCAGAATATTGATCAGCGCAAAGCCTATGGCGGACGAGATCTCAACGAATATTACGAAGGAAAGTTCGAGAACAAGGAAATGAACTACGAAGTGCTGGCACAGTATAACAAATCGTTCGGTAAGATGAGCCTGAGTGCCAACCTGGGAGCGAACCTGCTGACGCAACGCTATTCATTCCTGTCTGGCAGAACCCAGGGAGGTTTATCTGTCGTTAACTTTTACAACCTCTCCGCTTCCATAGACCGGCCCATAGTAACGAACTATCTTCGCCGCAAGGAAGTGCGGAGTGAATATGCAGCAGTATCATTAGGCTATGATAATATTTATTATGTAGATGCTACCATCCGCAACGATATTTCTTCCGCATTGCCGCCGAATAACAATTCTTACTGGTATCCTTCTGTATCTTTCAGCATGGTATTCAGTGAGCTGCTGAAGTGGGAGCCACTGTCGTACGGTAAGTTCCGCATCAGCTTTGCGAAAGCCGGCTCCGACCTGGATCCATATCAGATATATGAATCTTACCTGTTGGAAAGTCCTTATAAAGGATCGGATAATAATCCTTATCTGCCCATGCATCTGCCATCTACCCTTAATAATCCTAATATAAAACCTTCACTCGGCAATTCCTTTGAAACGGGGATAGATCTGAAGATATTGAAAGACCGTTTAAGGGGTAGGGTTTACTTATTATAA
- a CDS encoding phospholipase D-like domain-containing protein yields the protein MKAPSVIKVYANSDEATIVWKYSGNIKDCWGFAIYRKHKGQPDSQAEALHTGVGFQGDPHTDGETQPSTIWPIQKYIWIDYYVQTGDVVSYRVVPMIHSGTQLQEADDKATDWSDWVTVGNPPGVEAYFNRGLVSSQFLAKRLSTVPDAEKKKTLLTNLNDVNSKIRNFMGGDLLQALYNLLKEVTDNKNLQLYGALYELNEPELIRRLNALGKRAHIILANGAFGAKDPDPQAVNAKLLTHVDLTRRIVSTPHFAHNKFMIVTDKSGTKETAVKVLTGSTNWTTNGVFTQVNNAVILHDPKVAAYYKAEWDAIKADCDQNGKGLYSKKYEDFNNSVRTAPQIKTFFTPVQKEIDLDEADSHIRAAKQGILFLMFKPGVEGKSRMLYDTIMEMSKNKQLLINGVLNGDPGTAQHPTITFMHKNQQQQGNLDVVLPASIGAAFESWMKEIGIQNVTIHSKIIVIDPFSANPVLMTGSHNMGGKASASNDDNLNIIIGNTALTQAYAINIMGVYHHYRWRFFRSRTDGSPSWEGNVKNDQWQDWYKTGDKAKEINFWLPS from the coding sequence ATGAAAGCACCATCTGTCATTAAGGTGTACGCCAATAGTGATGAAGCCACTATTGTATGGAAGTATTCCGGCAACATTAAAGACTGCTGGGGATTCGCCATCTACCGGAAGCATAAAGGTCAGCCCGATTCGCAGGCAGAAGCCCTGCATACAGGCGTTGGCTTTCAGGGTGATCCGCATACCGATGGCGAAACGCAACCCAGTACCATCTGGCCCATTCAGAAGTATATCTGGATCGATTACTATGTTCAGACCGGCGACGTAGTGAGCTACCGTGTAGTGCCTATGATTCATTCGGGAACGCAGCTGCAGGAGGCAGATGATAAGGCTACAGACTGGAGCGACTGGGTAACGGTTGGGAATCCTCCCGGCGTGGAAGCCTATTTTAACCGTGGACTGGTTTCCTCGCAGTTTCTTGCCAAAAGGCTCAGCACTGTGCCCGATGCTGAAAAGAAAAAGACCCTGCTTACCAATCTCAATGATGTAAATTCAAAGATCAGGAATTTTATGGGAGGCGACCTGTTACAAGCTCTCTATAATTTACTGAAAGAAGTGACAGACAATAAGAACCTGCAACTCTACGGAGCTTTGTATGAACTGAATGAGCCGGAACTGATTCGCCGCCTGAATGCCCTGGGCAAACGGGCGCATATCATATTGGCAAATGGCGCGTTTGGTGCAAAAGATCCTGACCCTCAGGCAGTGAATGCGAAATTGCTTACCCACGTGGACCTTACCCGGAGAATTGTATCAACCCCTCATTTTGCCCACAATAAATTCATGATCGTAACCGATAAATCCGGTACCAAAGAAACTGCCGTCAAAGTGCTGACCGGTTCCACCAACTGGACTACCAACGGCGTTTTCACCCAGGTGAATAACGCGGTAATATTGCACGATCCCAAAGTAGCGGCCTATTACAAAGCCGAATGGGATGCCATTAAAGCCGATTGTGATCAAAACGGGAAAGGACTGTACTCCAAGAAATACGAGGACTTTAACAATAGTGTGAGAACTGCGCCGCAGATCAAAACTTTCTTTACGCCGGTGCAGAAAGAGATCGACCTGGATGAAGCGGATTCGCATATCCGCGCTGCGAAGCAGGGCATCCTTTTTCTGATGTTTAAGCCGGGTGTGGAAGGAAAAAGCCGTATGTTGTATGATACTATTATGGAGATGAGTAAAAACAAGCAGCTGCTGATCAATGGTGTACTGAATGGTGATCCGGGAACAGCGCAGCATCCTACCATCACTTTCATGCATAAAAATCAGCAACAGCAGGGCAACCTGGATGTGGTACTGCCGGCAAGCATTGGTGCGGCCTTTGAGTCGTGGATGAAGGAAATAGGTATACAGAATGTAACTATTCACAGCAAGATAATTGTGATAGATCCGTTTTCTGCCAATCCGGTGCTGATGACAGGTTCCCACAATATGGGCGGAAAAGCCAGTGCTTCGAACGATGATAATCTCAATATCATTATCGGCAATACTGCACTGACACAGGCATACGCCATCAATATCATGGGCGTGTACCATCACTACCGCTGGCGCTTTTTCCGCTCCCGGACAGACGGCTCACCGAGTTGGGAAGGTAATGTGAAAAACGATCAGTGGCAGGATTGGTATAAGACCGGCGACAAAGCCAAGGAAATAAATTTCTGGTTACCCTCCTGA
- a CDS encoding DUF2339 domain-containing protein, which produces MVETIIFLLLIVVFVMLLIFKGDTTKTLQLLQFQLSDIEKKLDALRKEDNTKPADAPAPAIPPIVTVPRRDPPPAQPERERIIQPQMGIPVVPETPKEPLQETGPVLRDVPAEQVIAGAAEVTIPPMAATSGTQVIPPRATPQPKPGFWERNPDIEKFIGENLFNKIGIGVLVLGIGFFLKYAIDKNWINEAGRTLIGFICGAILLGLSYRLRKTFAAFSSVLVGGGVSVLYFTVTIAFQQYHLFSQSLAFALTILITALTVWLSLSYDRRELAVIAILGGFGAPFMVSTGEGNAVVLFTYIAILNMGMLVLAYFKKWNIVNIISYIATVILYGGWLSYHLENNSKAPYGVALVYGTLYYLIFFAMNVLNNVRNNKPFGFGDIIILLSNTFLYYVAGIVILQQTSGNTWHGLFTAMMAVFNGLFALVLYRNKKADRLLIYLLTGLTITFVSLTAPVQLHGNYITLFWATETVLLMWLWQKSGIRMMQYAAILVLILMFFSLLMDWQQLYYTQHPHIIPFANKGFVTGVVAVAAVGLLLMLSKREKPEALFLIDIPMPAYRTFLLVLVCLMVYAVGILELLYQSNYYFEALTITLSGIYNYLFLIALLLTGRRRKWTSPALLLLPVIGALAYLFFYNPDMADVRNDVVDNQHPVVYFYLHYLLMAALCVMVWQTWRLLQQLKQPGLKPVFQWSAAILVLFIISAELDHLLVFIAHHPASTPAILYDSHRVGYAILWSTYAFVLIFLGLRRKSKLVRIISIAVFGLTIGKLFLYDFSGLGAGGKIAAFISLGVILLVISFMYQRLKKIFFADDQPGSHNEDKS; this is translated from the coding sequence ATGGTTGAAACTATTATATTCCTGTTACTGATCGTTGTGTTTGTAATGTTGCTGATCTTCAAGGGCGATACAACGAAAACACTGCAGCTGTTGCAGTTTCAGCTTTCCGATATAGAAAAGAAGCTGGATGCACTCCGGAAAGAGGATAATACTAAACCGGCAGATGCACCGGCGCCGGCCATACCACCTATTGTAACCGTACCCCGCCGCGATCCGCCGCCCGCGCAGCCGGAGAGGGAACGGATCATTCAGCCGCAGATGGGAATACCTGTAGTGCCGGAAACCCCCAAAGAGCCGCTGCAGGAAACAGGGCCTGTGTTAAGGGATGTTCCCGCTGAGCAGGTTATTGCCGGGGCGGCTGAAGTAACCATTCCGCCAATGGCGGCCACTTCAGGAACGCAGGTAATACCACCTCGTGCAACACCTCAGCCGAAGCCAGGGTTTTGGGAAAGAAACCCTGACATCGAAAAGTTTATCGGCGAGAACCTGTTTAATAAGATCGGGATTGGTGTGCTGGTACTGGGAATCGGTTTCTTCCTGAAATATGCGATAGACAAAAACTGGATCAATGAAGCCGGGCGTACGCTGATTGGCTTTATATGCGGGGCTATACTGCTGGGCTTATCTTACCGCCTGCGAAAAACCTTTGCTGCGTTTAGTTCTGTGCTGGTAGGAGGCGGAGTATCGGTACTTTATTTTACGGTGACCATTGCATTCCAGCAATATCATCTGTTCAGCCAGTCGCTCGCATTTGCACTAACCATCCTGATCACAGCATTAACGGTGTGGTTATCGCTCAGCTACGACAGGCGGGAACTGGCAGTCATCGCCATACTGGGTGGTTTCGGTGCACCATTTATGGTAAGTACCGGTGAGGGGAATGCGGTAGTGTTGTTCACCTATATCGCCATTTTGAATATGGGGATGCTGGTGCTGGCTTATTTTAAAAAGTGGAACATCGTTAATATTATCAGCTATATCGCCACAGTTATCCTGTATGGCGGATGGCTGAGCTATCATCTGGAAAACAACAGCAAAGCTCCCTACGGCGTAGCGCTGGTTTATGGCACATTGTACTATCTCATTTTCTTCGCGATGAATGTGTTGAATAATGTGAGAAACAACAAACCATTCGGCTTCGGGGATATTATCATTCTGCTCAGCAATACCTTCCTGTACTATGTAGCAGGGATCGTTATACTGCAGCAAACGAGCGGAAATACCTGGCATGGATTATTTACCGCAATGATGGCGGTGTTTAACGGGCTTTTTGCGTTGGTGCTTTACCGTAATAAAAAGGCCGACAGGTTACTTATTTACCTGCTGACAGGACTGACCATTACCTTTGTAAGCCTGACGGCGCCGGTGCAGTTACACGGCAACTACATTACCCTGTTCTGGGCTACAGAAACCGTTTTACTGATGTGGCTATGGCAAAAATCCGGTATAAGAATGATGCAATATGCAGCTATACTGGTGCTTATACTGATGTTCTTCAGTTTGCTGATGGACTGGCAACAGCTTTATTACACGCAGCATCCGCATATCATTCCATTTGCCAACAAGGGGTTTGTAACGGGTGTGGTGGCCGTAGCGGCTGTGGGACTGTTGTTGATGCTGAGTAAAAGGGAAAAGCCGGAAGCCTTGTTCCTGATAGATATCCCTATGCCGGCTTACCGTACTTTCCTGCTGGTGTTAGTATGCCTGATGGTATACGCAGTGGGAATACTGGAGCTGTTGTACCAGAGTAACTACTACTTCGAAGCACTTACCATAACGCTCAGCGGGATCTATAATTATCTTTTCCTGATAGCCTTGTTGCTGACCGGCCGGCGCAGGAAATGGACGTCTCCTGCCTTGTTGCTGTTACCGGTGATCGGCGCATTGGCGTACCTGTTTTTCTATAATCCGGATATGGCAGACGTGCGCAATGATGTGGTAGACAATCAGCATCCTGTTGTTTACTTTTATTTGCATTACCTGTTGATGGCGGCATTATGCGTGATGGTATGGCAGACATGGAGGTTATTACAGCAGTTGAAGCAGCCCGGGCTGAAACCAGTGTTTCAATGGAGTGCGGCTATATTGGTATTGTTTATCATCAGTGCGGAGCTGGATCATTTGCTGGTATTCATAGCGCATCATCCTGCATCCACACCGGCTATACTTTACGACTCGCATCGGGTAGGATATGCTATTCTCTGGAGCACCTACGCCTTTGTGCTGATCTTCCTGGGATTACGCCGTAAGTCGAAGCTGGTGCGTATTATTTCCATTGCAGTATTCGGATTGACGATAGGGAAGTTATTCCTCTACGATTTTTCCGGGCTGGGCGCCGGAGGAAAAATCGCTGCCTTCATATCCCTGGGGGTGATATTGCTCGTTATTTCGTTTATGTATCAACGTTTGAAGAAAATATTTTTTGCAGACGATCAGCCGGGCAGTCACAACGAAGATAAAAGCTGA